The Pseudomonas allokribbensis genome has a window encoding:
- a CDS encoding 5-guanidino-2-oxopentanoate decarboxylase: MATCGEVLVKLLEDYGVEQVFGIPGVHTVELYRGLARSSINHVTPRHEQGAGFMADGYARTSGKPGVCFIITGPGMTNITTAMGQAYADSIPMLVISSVQSRSQLGGGRGKLHELPNQSALVGGVAAFSHTLMSASELPGVLARAFALFQAGRPRPVHIEIPLDVLVEEADELLASVPVHIDRAGAAPAAVSRMTELLAGAQRPLILAGGGAIDAAAELTELAELLDAPVALTINAKGMLPSNHPLLIGSTQSLVATRALVADADVILAIGTELAETDYDVTFAGGFEIPGKLLRVDIDPDQTVRNYPPHVALVADSRNAAQALLSALSHKPLAERRNDWGQVRAARLREDLAATWDAPTLAQTRFLETVLHELPNAVFVGDSTQPVYTGNLTFNPERPRRWFNSSTGYGTLGYALPAAIGAWLGGPLEHGARPPVVCLIGDGGLQFTLPELASAVEARTPVIILLWNNQGYEEIKKYMVNRAIEPVGVDIYTPDFIGVAKALGCAAEAISSAEHLRGALRAATDRQGPTLIEIDQTQWMTAVAK; this comes from the coding sequence ATGGCGACGTGTGGCGAAGTACTGGTCAAGTTACTCGAGGATTATGGGGTCGAGCAGGTGTTCGGCATTCCCGGGGTGCATACCGTGGAGCTGTATCGCGGGCTGGCCCGTTCGAGCATCAACCACGTCACCCCGCGTCACGAGCAGGGCGCAGGTTTCATGGCCGACGGTTACGCCCGTACCAGCGGCAAACCGGGTGTGTGCTTCATCATCACCGGCCCGGGCATGACCAACATCACCACGGCCATGGGCCAGGCTTACGCCGATTCGATCCCGATGCTGGTGATCTCCAGCGTGCAGTCGCGCAGCCAATTGGGCGGCGGTCGCGGCAAGTTGCATGAACTGCCGAACCAGAGCGCACTGGTCGGCGGCGTGGCGGCGTTCTCCCACACGCTGATGTCGGCGTCCGAATTGCCGGGCGTGCTGGCCCGTGCATTTGCGCTGTTCCAGGCCGGGCGTCCGCGTCCGGTGCACATCGAGATTCCGCTGGATGTGCTGGTTGAAGAAGCCGACGAATTGCTGGCCAGCGTGCCGGTCCACATCGACCGCGCCGGTGCTGCACCGGCCGCCGTGAGCCGCATGACTGAACTGCTGGCCGGCGCCCAGCGTCCGCTGATCCTCGCCGGTGGCGGCGCCATCGATGCCGCTGCCGAACTCACCGAACTGGCCGAACTGCTCGACGCGCCAGTGGCCCTGACCATCAACGCCAAAGGCATGTTGCCGTCCAATCATCCGCTGTTGATCGGTTCGACCCAGAGTCTGGTGGCGACCCGCGCCCTGGTGGCCGACGCCGACGTGATCCTGGCGATTGGCACCGAGCTGGCGGAAACCGACTACGACGTCACCTTCGCGGGTGGTTTCGAGATCCCCGGCAAACTGCTGCGCGTCGATATCGATCCAGACCAGACCGTGCGCAACTACCCGCCTCATGTGGCGCTGGTGGCGGACTCGCGCAACGCGGCGCAAGCATTGCTGAGCGCGTTGTCGCACAAGCCGCTGGCCGAGCGCCGCAACGACTGGGGTCAGGTGCGCGCCGCCCGTCTGCGTGAAGACCTGGCCGCGACCTGGGACGCCCCGACCCTGGCCCAGACCCGCTTCCTCGAAACCGTGCTGCACGAACTGCCGAACGCGGTGTTCGTCGGCGACTCCACGCAACCGGTGTACACCGGCAACCTCACGTTCAACCCGGAGCGTCCGCGCCGCTGGTTCAACTCATCCACCGGTTACGGCACCCTCGGTTACGCCTTGCCGGCAGCGATTGGCGCCTGGCTCGGTGGCCCACTGGAACACGGCGCACGTCCGCCAGTGGTGTGCCTGATCGGCGACGGCGGTCTGCAATTTACCCTGCCGGAACTGGCCAGCGCCGTGGAAGCACGCACCCCGGTGATCATCCTGTTGTGGAACAACCAGGGTTACGAAGAGATCAAGAAATACATGGTCAACCGCGCCATCGAACCGGTGGGTGTGGACATCTACACCCCGGACTTCATCGGTGTGGCCAAGGCGTTGGGTTGCGCAGCGGAAGCGATCAGCTCCGCCGAACACCTGCGCGGTGCACTGCGCGCCGCCACCGATCGTCAGGGCCCGACCCTGATCGAAATCGACCAGACCCAATGGATGACGGCGGTGGCCAAATGA
- a CDS encoding LysR substrate-binding domain-containing protein codes for MKRLPPLPALHTFLITAQCCNFTRAAEQLHITQGAVSRQIAGLEEHLGYELFIRLARGLELTAEGREWLPRVQQVFSLIGDSVELIGAKRETLQLKAPSCVMRWLLPRLLQWQRERPDVPVKLTASLQHGVDFHREQFDAAVIYGTAPHDSPATLHLFDEQLTPVCSPGLLKGSSALHTPADLQQHLLLHPTHTDDDWTLWLEAAELQLNNIGSGQHFETLDQAMSMASHGTGVAIGDWSLIGDDLNAGRLVMPFDLKVKTGLGYYIVAPASEPSAKLQELMGWLVEQAHTR; via the coding sequence ATGAAACGACTGCCTCCCCTGCCCGCCCTGCACACGTTTCTGATCACCGCGCAGTGCTGCAACTTCACCCGGGCCGCCGAGCAGTTGCACATCACCCAAGGTGCGGTGAGCCGGCAGATCGCCGGGCTTGAAGAACATCTGGGCTATGAGTTGTTCATTCGCCTGGCCCGGGGCCTGGAACTGACGGCCGAAGGTCGCGAATGGCTGCCACGGGTGCAGCAGGTGTTCAGCCTGATCGGCGACTCGGTGGAGCTGATCGGCGCCAAACGCGAAACCCTGCAACTCAAGGCGCCAAGCTGCGTGATGCGCTGGTTGTTGCCGCGGCTGTTGCAATGGCAGCGCGAGCGCCCGGACGTGCCGGTGAAACTCACGGCGTCGTTGCAGCACGGGGTGGACTTTCATCGCGAACAGTTCGACGCGGCGGTGATCTACGGCACCGCGCCCCACGACTCGCCCGCGACCTTGCACCTGTTCGATGAACAACTGACGCCGGTCTGTTCACCGGGGCTGCTCAAGGGGTCGTCGGCCCTGCACACGCCGGCCGACTTGCAACAGCACTTGCTGCTGCACCCGACGCACACCGATGACGACTGGACGCTGTGGCTGGAGGCCGCCGAACTGCAATTGAACAACATCGGCAGCGGTCAGCATTTCGAAACCCTGGATCAGGCGATGTCGATGGCGTCCCACGGGACTGGGGTGGCGATCGGCGACTGGTCGTTGATCGGCGATGACTTGAACGCCGGGCGACTGGTGATGCCGTTCGATCTGAAGGTGAAGACGGGATTGGGCTATTACATCGTGGCGCCGGCGTCGGAGCCGTCGGCGAAGTTGCAGGAATTGATGGGGTGGTTGGTTGAGCAGGCTCATACGCGGTGA
- a CDS encoding NAD(P)-dependent oxidoreductase, producing the protein MSKIAIIGATGRAGSQLLEEALRRGHSVTAIARDTSKIGARAGVVSKNVDVLNAAALQDAVAGHDVVISAAHFATVPASALIGPVKQAGVKRLLVVGGAGSLLLPDGTRVIDSAGFPAEYKAEASAGAAFLDALRQEKELDWTFLSPSALFVEGERTGKFRVGKDDLLVSAEGQSSITFADYAIALIDEVETPKHSRQRFTVGY; encoded by the coding sequence ATGAGCAAGATCGCAATCATTGGTGCCACCGGCCGTGCCGGCAGCCAATTGCTGGAAGAAGCCCTGCGTCGCGGCCACAGCGTCACCGCCATCGCTCGGGACACCTCGAAGATCGGCGCCCGCGCCGGTGTGGTCAGCAAGAACGTAGACGTTTTGAATGCCGCCGCGCTGCAAGACGCCGTCGCCGGTCACGATGTGGTGATCAGTGCCGCGCATTTCGCCACGGTACCGGCCAGCGCGCTGATCGGTCCGGTGAAACAGGCCGGGGTGAAACGTCTGCTGGTGGTCGGCGGTGCCGGTTCGCTGTTGCTGCCGGACGGCACCCGAGTGATCGACAGCGCCGGTTTCCCGGCCGAGTACAAGGCTGAGGCCAGCGCTGGTGCGGCGTTCCTTGATGCGCTGCGTCAGGAGAAGGAGCTGGACTGGACGTTCCTGTCGCCGTCGGCGCTGTTTGTCGAAGGCGAGCGCACCGGCAAGTTCCGCGTCGGCAAGGATGACTTGCTGGTGAGCGCCGAAGGCCAGAGCTCGATCACCTTTGCCGACTACGCGATTGCGCTGATCGACGAAGTGGAAACGCCGAAGCATTCGCGGCAGCGGTTTACTGTCGGTTACTGA
- a CDS encoding MBL fold metallo-hydrolase: MIGFTTLKRVLLATATLGFAAHAAAANLSLDVYNPGTNAIFPVTSVLVSGEKDAILVDAQFGKSQAEQVVEKIRASGKQLTTIYISHGDPDYYFGLDTLTKAFPNAKVLASQPTVDHIKQTVDGKLAFWGPKMGADVPAKTIVPGVLKGDSLMLEGQKLQVVGLEGKQPDRSFVWIPSLKAVVGGVVVAENIHVWMADTQTAQSHADWLETLHSIETLKPKTVVPGHYLGDSARSLAAVKFTADYIKAFDEETAKAKDSAALIAAMKKRYPKLGEESSLELSAKVAKGEMKW, translated from the coding sequence ATGATCGGCTTCACCACTCTCAAGCGCGTTTTACTGGCCACCGCCACCCTCGGTTTTGCTGCTCACGCGGCTGCTGCGAATCTGAGCCTCGATGTCTACAACCCAGGCACCAACGCAATCTTCCCGGTGACCTCGGTGCTGGTCAGCGGCGAGAAGGACGCGATCCTGGTGGACGCCCAGTTCGGCAAGTCCCAGGCCGAGCAAGTGGTGGAAAAGATCCGCGCCAGCGGCAAGCAACTGACCACGATCTACATCAGCCACGGTGACCCGGATTATTACTTCGGTCTCGACACCCTGACCAAAGCCTTCCCGAATGCCAAGGTACTGGCTTCGCAGCCGACCGTTGATCACATCAAGCAAACCGTCGACGGCAAACTGGCGTTCTGGGGCCCGAAAATGGGCGCCGACGTGCCGGCCAAAACCATCGTGCCGGGCGTGCTCAAGGGCGACAGCCTGATGCTTGAAGGCCAGAAACTGCAGGTAGTCGGCCTGGAAGGCAAGCAACCGGATCGCAGCTTCGTGTGGATTCCTTCGTTGAAAGCCGTGGTCGGTGGTGTCGTTGTCGCCGAGAACATCCACGTGTGGATGGCCGATACCCAGACTGCACAATCCCACGCCGACTGGCTGGAAACCCTGCACTCGATCGAAACCCTGAAACCGAAAACCGTGGTGCCGGGTCACTACCTGGGTGACAGCGCCCGCTCGCTGGCGGCCGTGAAGTTCACTGCCGACTACATCAAGGCGTTCGACGAAGAAACCGCCAAGGCCAAGGACTCTGCCGCGCTGATCGCCGCGATGAAAAAACGCTACCCGAAACTGGGCGAAGAAAGCTCGCTGGAGCTGAGCGCCAAAGTCGCCAAGGGCGAGATGAAGTGGTAA
- a CDS encoding LysR family transcriptional regulator: protein MDRLQAMRVFVTVVDLGSQSAAADHLDLSRPVVSRYLAELEDWVGARLMHRTTRKLSLTAAGNEILPRCRQMLELSSDMQAAVSEPDDAPRGLLRISVSTSFGQAQLADAMAAFVKRYPGVNIDLQMLDRTVNLVDERIDLAIRTSNDLDPNLIARRLTVCRSVVCAAPAYLREQPQPQRVEDLSRHNCLTHSYFGKSLWHFEEDGEPVSVPVQGNISANEASTLLRATLAGAGVAMLPTYQAGVHIHSGELVRLLPHAEPRRMNIYAVYASRKHMPVALRSMLDFLVLRFPENPQWDVGL from the coding sequence ATGGATCGTCTCCAAGCAATGCGGGTGTTTGTCACGGTTGTGGATCTGGGCAGCCAGTCGGCGGCGGCCGATCACCTGGACCTGTCGCGGCCAGTGGTGTCGCGGTATCTGGCGGAACTGGAAGACTGGGTCGGCGCGCGCCTGATGCACCGCACCACGCGCAAACTGAGCCTGACCGCCGCCGGCAACGAGATCCTGCCGCGCTGCCGGCAGATGCTCGAACTGTCGAGCGACATGCAGGCCGCCGTCAGCGAACCCGACGATGCGCCACGGGGTTTGTTGCGGATCAGCGTCAGCACCTCGTTCGGCCAGGCGCAACTGGCCGATGCCATGGCCGCGTTCGTCAAACGCTACCCGGGCGTCAACATCGACCTGCAAATGCTCGACCGCACGGTGAATCTGGTGGACGAGCGCATCGACCTGGCGATCCGCACCAGCAACGATCTCGATCCCAACCTGATCGCCCGGCGCCTGACCGTCTGCCGCTCGGTGGTCTGCGCCGCACCTGCCTATCTGCGGGAACAGCCGCAGCCGCAGCGCGTAGAAGATCTGAGCCGACACAACTGCCTGACCCATTCCTATTTCGGCAAGAGCCTGTGGCATTTCGAAGAGGATGGCGAACCGGTGTCGGTGCCGGTGCAGGGCAACATCAGCGCCAACGAGGCCAGCACCCTGCTGCGCGCGACACTCGCCGGTGCCGGGGTGGCGATGCTGCCGACCTATCAGGCCGGCGTACATATTCACAGCGGGGAACTGGTGCGCCTGCTGCCGCACGCCGAGCCTCGGCGGATGAACATCTACGCGGTGTACGCCTCGCGCAAACACATGCCGGTGGCGCTGCGCAGCATGCTGGATTTCCTGGTACTGCGGTTTCCCGAAAACCCGCAATGGGATGTCGGCTTGTAA
- a CDS encoding helix-turn-helix domain-containing protein — protein MNKPDLPSIPVFKLYGESLDWPTPDLLHCETISKRSREHQWEIKPHRHADLCQLLFVFKGQAELEIEGQRTQLNETAIQILPPLSVHGFRFSEDVEGFVVTLATPLINHLQAQLGSAVQALAQAESYPAGKDADYLNSLFVALQAEYNGHQPAREMLMHSLVSVIMVWVSRQAIHRHNATQRPQRQREYLNGFIQLVEETYRQHVKVEDLAHRLGISVSHLNGTCRELAGQPALQIMHERQLLEAKRLLTYTSMTIYEMSDVLGFSDPTNFTRLFRRRVGISPKAFRDRLKAEQNDDA, from the coding sequence ATGAACAAGCCTGACCTGCCTTCGATTCCGGTGTTCAAGCTCTACGGTGAAAGCCTGGACTGGCCAACCCCTGACTTGCTGCACTGTGAAACCATTTCCAAACGCAGCCGCGAACATCAATGGGAAATCAAACCCCACCGCCACGCCGATTTGTGCCAGTTGCTCTTCGTATTCAAAGGTCAGGCAGAGCTTGAAATCGAAGGCCAACGCACGCAACTGAACGAAACCGCGATCCAGATCCTGCCACCGTTATCGGTGCATGGTTTCCGATTTTCCGAGGACGTCGAAGGATTTGTCGTCACCCTGGCCACGCCGTTGATCAACCATTTGCAGGCGCAACTGGGCAGCGCGGTGCAGGCTTTGGCCCAGGCCGAAAGCTACCCGGCGGGCAAGGACGCGGACTACCTCAACAGTCTGTTTGTCGCGTTGCAGGCCGAGTACAACGGTCATCAACCGGCGCGGGAAATGCTCATGCATTCGCTGGTCAGCGTGATCATGGTCTGGGTCAGCCGCCAGGCGATCCACCGCCACAACGCCACGCAACGCCCGCAGCGCCAGCGCGAATACCTTAATGGCTTTATTCAACTGGTAGAGGAGACGTACCGACAGCACGTCAAGGTCGAAGATCTGGCCCATCGCCTGGGGATTTCCGTCTCGCACCTCAACGGCACCTGCCGCGAACTGGCGGGGCAGCCGGCGTTGCAGATCATGCATGAACGTCAGTTGCTGGAAGCCAAGCGTCTGCTGACGTACACCAGCATGACCATTTACGAGATGTCCGACGTGTTGGGTTTTTCCGATCCGACCAACTTCACGCGCCTGTTCCGGCGCCGGGTGGGGATCTCGCCAAAGGCGTTCCGCGACCGCTTGAAGGCCGAGCAGAACGACGACGCCTGA
- the pobA gene encoding 4-hydroxybenzoate 3-monooxygenase produces the protein MKTQVAIIGAGPSGLLLGQLLHNAGIDTLIIERQTPDYVLGRIRAGVLEQGMVELLREAGVGQRMDAEGLVHGGFELALDGRRVHIDLQALTGGKTVMVYGQTEVTRDLMAARRETGGQTIYEASHVVPCGMKSDEAYVTFEKDGETWRVDCDYIAGCDGFHGVARQSIPAECLKVFERVYPFGWLGILADTPPIHDELVYARHERGFALCSMRSATRTRYYLQVPAEENVDDWSDQRFWDELRNRLPADLAQKLVTGPSIEKSIAPLRSFVVEPMQYGRMFLVGDAAHIVPPTGAKGLNLAASDVSTLFRILLKVYREGRADLLEKYSEICLRRVWKAERFSWWMTSMLHRFDEHDDFSQRISASELDYFVSSEAGQKTIAENYVGLPYEAIE, from the coding sequence CTGAAAACCCAAGTCGCCATCATTGGCGCCGGTCCGTCCGGATTATTGCTCGGCCAACTGCTGCACAACGCCGGCATCGACACCCTGATTATCGAGCGCCAGACACCTGACTATGTACTCGGCCGAATCCGCGCCGGGGTCCTTGAACAGGGCATGGTAGAGCTGTTGCGCGAGGCTGGCGTGGGTCAGCGGATGGACGCCGAAGGGCTGGTCCACGGTGGGTTCGAACTGGCCCTCGACGGGCGTCGGGTACACATCGATCTGCAGGCGCTGACCGGTGGAAAAACCGTGATGGTCTATGGCCAGACCGAGGTCACCCGCGACCTGATGGCCGCTCGTCGGGAGACCGGCGGACAGACAATCTACGAAGCCAGCCATGTCGTTCCCTGTGGCATGAAAAGCGACGAGGCCTACGTCACGTTTGAAAAGGACGGCGAAACCTGGCGCGTCGATTGCGATTACATCGCCGGTTGCGACGGTTTCCATGGCGTGGCCCGGCAGTCGATTCCCGCGGAATGCCTGAAGGTCTTCGAACGGGTTTATCCGTTCGGCTGGCTGGGGATACTCGCCGACACACCACCGATTCACGACGAACTGGTCTACGCCCGTCACGAGCGCGGCTTCGCCCTGTGCAGCATGCGGTCGGCGACCCGCACCCGCTATTACCTGCAAGTGCCGGCCGAGGAGAACGTCGACGACTGGTCGGATCAACGCTTCTGGGATGAACTGCGCAATCGTCTGCCGGCGGATCTGGCGCAGAAGCTGGTGACCGGTCCGTCGATTGAAAAGAGCATCGCGCCGCTGCGCAGTTTTGTGGTCGAGCCGATGCAGTACGGGCGGATGTTTCTGGTGGGGGATGCGGCACATATCGTTCCGCCGACCGGTGCCAAGGGTTTGAACCTGGCGGCCAGCGACGTCAGCACTCTGTTCAGGATTCTGCTGAAGGTTTACCGCGAAGGGCGCGCTGACTTGCTGGAGAAGTATTCGGAAATCTGCCTGCGTCGGGTGTGGAAAGCCGAGCGTTTCTCCTGGTGGATGACCTCGATGCTGCACCGTTTCGACGAACACGATGATTTCAGCCAGCGGATCAGTGCTTCGGAACTGGACTACTTTGTCAGTTCAGAGGCCGGTCAAAAAACCATTGCAGAAAATTACGTCGGACTTCCTTATGAGGCTATCGAATAG
- a CDS encoding MDR family MFS transporter → MTNLNHPETPKPAIRSVLVALMMAIFLGALDQTIVAVSMPAISAQFKDVSLLAWVISGYMVAMTVAVPIYGKLGDLYGRRKLMLFGMGLFTLASLFCGMAQSMEQLVLARIFQGIGAGGMISVSQAIIGDIVPPRERGRYQGYFSSMYAVASVAGPVLGGYMTEYLSWRWVFLINLPLGLGAYWVARRNLIGLPIPQRKPVIDYLGTLLMIIGLTALLLAITQVGQGHAWRSSEVLGLFACAVAVLAVFVWHERRAREPLLPMHLFTNRSALLCWCTIFFCSFQAISLIVLMPLRFQSVTGAGADSAALHLLPLAMGLPIGAYFAGRRTSITGRYKPQIFTGALLMPISILGMAFSPPDATLISSVFMLLSGIAGGMQFPTSLVGTQNSVEQKDIGVATSTTNLFRSLGGAVGVALMSALLLALLQDSSFAHLTGASLIGEGHSGNVLLDGLNAAPGDAQNALRAELLVTFRHLLMVSAGVSLLGLAAALAMPNRLLRGREHGAR, encoded by the coding sequence GTGACCAATCTCAACCATCCCGAAACGCCCAAACCGGCCATTCGCAGCGTGCTGGTCGCGTTGATGATGGCGATCTTCCTTGGCGCGCTGGACCAGACCATCGTCGCCGTTTCCATGCCGGCCATCTCCGCGCAATTCAAGGACGTGAGCCTGCTGGCCTGGGTGATTTCCGGCTACATGGTGGCGATGACCGTGGCGGTGCCGATCTACGGCAAGCTCGGTGACCTGTACGGGCGGCGCAAACTGATGCTGTTCGGCATGGGCCTGTTCACCCTGGCCTCGCTGTTCTGTGGCATGGCTCAGAGCATGGAGCAACTGGTGCTGGCGCGGATCTTCCAGGGCATCGGTGCCGGCGGGATGATTTCGGTGAGCCAGGCAATCATCGGCGACATCGTCCCGCCCCGGGAGCGTGGTCGCTATCAGGGTTACTTCTCCAGCATGTACGCGGTGGCCAGCGTGGCCGGCCCGGTACTCGGCGGTTACATGACCGAGTACCTGTCATGGCGCTGGGTGTTCCTGATCAACCTGCCGCTGGGCCTCGGCGCCTACTGGGTAGCGCGACGCAATCTGATCGGCCTGCCGATTCCCCAGCGCAAACCGGTCATCGACTACCTCGGCACGCTGCTGATGATCATCGGCCTGACGGCGTTGTTGCTGGCGATCACTCAGGTCGGCCAGGGCCATGCGTGGCGCAGCAGTGAAGTGCTCGGTCTGTTCGCTTGTGCGGTGGCGGTGCTGGCGGTGTTCGTCTGGCATGAGCGGCGTGCCCGGGAGCCGTTGCTGCCGATGCACCTGTTCACCAACCGCAGCGCCCTGCTGTGCTGGTGCACGATTTTCTTTTGCAGCTTCCAGGCGATTTCGTTGATTGTGCTGATGCCGCTGCGCTTCCAGAGCGTGACTGGTGCCGGCGCCGACAGCGCTGCATTGCACTTGCTGCCGCTGGCGATGGGTTTGCCGATCGGTGCCTATTTCGCCGGTCGTCGCACGTCGATTACCGGGCGTTACAAGCCACAGATTTTCACCGGTGCGCTGCTGATGCCGATCTCGATCCTCGGCATGGCCTTCAGCCCGCCCGATGCGACGCTGATCAGTAGTGTGTTCATGTTGCTCAGCGGTATCGCCGGGGGCATGCAGTTCCCGACCTCGCTGGTCGGCACGCAGAACTCGGTCGAGCAAAAGGATATTGGCGTCGCCACCAGCACCACCAACCTGTTCCGCTCTTTGGGCGGTGCGGTGGGCGTGGCGTTGATGTCGGCACTGTTGCTGGCGTTGTTGCAGGACTCCAGTTTCGCCCACCTGACCGGCGCATCGCTGATCGGCGAAGGTCACTCCGGCAACGTGCTGCTCGATGGCCTGAACGCGGCGCCCGGTGATGCGCAGAATGCCTTGCGTGCCGAGTTGCTGGTGACGTTCCGGCATTTGCTGATGGTCAGCGCCGGGGTGTCGCTGCTCGGGCTGGCAGCGGCGCTTGCCATGCCGAACCGTTTGTTGCGCGGGCGTGAACACGGCGCCCGCTGA
- a CDS encoding cache domain-containing protein, with amino-acid sequence MGFVQKLAWLGAVLLLSFGQANAATEKDDSKAAIALLEKALAYYHDNGDKAFAAFSRQGEFVDKDRYVFVVDTKGVMLASGGPSSALIGRDVSEVLGPDLQKAFKDALKVPEGNGIQQAEYRWQNQADGKVERKHVFYQRIGQRILAVGYYLPRASAEQAKSLLDKAATDLTKDEKGTLTAVNSLKGGYLQDDLYVFVVDLKTQRYVAHGTNLRLINTDFAKVKDPEGKPVGEPILALIGKQDEGEYEYRWKNPVTGKVEDKHAYLKKVGDFLVAVGYYSA; translated from the coding sequence ATGGGGTTTGTGCAAAAACTGGCCTGGCTCGGCGCGGTGCTGTTGTTGAGTTTCGGACAGGCCAATGCGGCCACGGAAAAGGACGACAGCAAGGCCGCCATCGCCTTGCTGGAAAAGGCTCTGGCCTACTATCACGACAACGGCGACAAGGCGTTCGCGGCCTTCAGCCGCCAGGGCGAATTCGTCGACAAGGATCGCTACGTGTTCGTGGTCGATACCAAGGGCGTGATGCTCGCCAGCGGCGGGCCGTCTTCGGCGCTGATCGGCCGGGACGTGAGCGAAGTGCTCGGGCCGGATTTGCAGAAAGCGTTCAAGGACGCGCTGAAAGTGCCGGAAGGCAACGGCATCCAGCAGGCCGAATATCGCTGGCAGAATCAGGCCGACGGCAAGGTCGAACGCAAGCATGTGTTCTATCAGCGCATCGGCCAGCGGATTCTGGCGGTCGGTTACTACTTGCCGCGAGCATCGGCGGAACAGGCGAAATCATTGCTCGACAAAGCCGCCACTGATTTGACCAAGGACGAGAAGGGCACGCTGACGGCGGTCAACTCGCTCAAGGGCGGTTACTTGCAGGACGACCTTTACGTGTTCGTGGTGGACCTGAAAACGCAGCGCTACGTCGCCCACGGTACCAACCTGCGGTTGATCAATACCGACTTCGCGAAGGTCAAGGACCCGGAAGGAAAACCGGTGGGCGAGCCGATTCTGGCGCTGATCGGCAAACAGGATGAAGGCGAGTACGAATATCGTTGGAAGAACCCGGTGACCGGCAAGGTCGAGGACAAACATGCCTACCTGAAGAAGGTCGGGGATTTCCTGGTGGCGGTCGGTTATTACAGCGCTTGA
- a CDS encoding ATPase produces MSMRNDAHDDDFDDVPSLRADTLDDDDFPTTTRTSVHSRTPPVVKVKSASTGPLWALVGALFFAFIGLAWWSFQQISLMEQQLVATQESFARISEEAAGRLQDISGKVVASQTNVNTDSEALKLQIKQLQSALQDQSKQQQGVAGQATDLDKRLAQMTAQTTEQQNANTQLQAQVKALSAELATLKSTPADTSKVDAQLKSFDAQVKGFDAQFKSLGADITALKKQGGSNAAIDRLEQEIVVLKSEQDNRPASAQGGSSTAEFDAFRGQMTRNLNTLQAQIQNLQQQINARP; encoded by the coding sequence ATGTCCATGCGTAACGATGCCCACGACGACGATTTCGACGATGTTCCGAGCCTGCGCGCCGACACACTCGATGACGACGATTTCCCTACCACCACTCGCACTTCCGTGCATTCGCGCACGCCACCCGTGGTTAAGGTCAAGTCGGCCAGCACCGGGCCATTGTGGGCGCTGGTCGGCGCATTGTTCTTTGCCTTCATCGGTCTGGCCTGGTGGAGTTTCCAGCAGATCTCGCTGATGGAGCAGCAACTGGTGGCGACCCAGGAAAGCTTCGCGCGGATCAGTGAAGAAGCGGCGGGACGCCTGCAGGACATTTCCGGCAAGGTCGTGGCCAGCCAGACCAACGTCAACACCGACAGCGAAGCCCTGAAGCTGCAGATCAAGCAGTTGCAAAGCGCACTGCAGGATCAGAGCAAACAGCAGCAGGGTGTGGCGGGTCAGGCGACGGATCTGGACAAGCGTCTGGCGCAGATGACCGCCCAGACCACTGAACAGCAGAACGCCAATACCCAGTTGCAGGCCCAGGTCAAAGCCCTGAGTGCAGAGCTGGCAACGCTGAAAAGCACGCCGGCCGACACCAGCAAGGTCGATGCCCAGCTGAAAAGCTTCGATGCACAGGTCAAGGGTTTCGATGCGCAGTTCAAGAGCCTCGGCGCCGACATCACGGCCCTGAAAAAACAAGGCGGGTCGAACGCCGCGATCGATCGTCTGGAACAGGAAATCGTTGTGCTCAAGAGCGAGCAGGATAACCGTCCGGCTTCGGCACAGGGCGGCTCCAGCACCGCCGAGTTCGATGCGTTCCGTGGGCAGATGACCCGCAACCTCAACACCCTGCAGGCGCAGATCCAGAACCTGCAACAGCAGATCAACGCCCGGCCGTGA